In Metarhizium brunneum chromosome 3, complete sequence, a genomic segment contains:
- the ER gene encoding Trans-enoyl reductase, whose translation MASNKAAYIKTRHAPVEVEATEVWVPGHGEVLVRNEAISFNPIDAKIQRLDLFQSTYPLVGGFTFAGTVVDVGPGVTSVQQGDRVAVARWGTAASENKYGAWQQYAIGLEEYLVRLAPETSLEVGSGVIANLATVVSALTIHMGLSKPPVAGRSEPNGKRIFVYGGSSAVGGLAVKYASDAGYHVVTTSSPRNRELVERRKAAYIIDHTQPREDLVTEILAHGPYDGVFDSIGSSEATQLMGELLRDTGGLFFATGPTPEDNALPTNVQKKWAGYSDILVSEAANQHLRDWYLRSYLPAALESGEVWPNPAVKLEGGLGSVQRALDLMFDGKVSGSKLVVNPWD comes from the exons ATGGCATCGAACAAAGCCGCCTACATCAAGACGCGCCATGCGCCAGTCGAGGTAGAAGCCACTGAAGTGTGGGTTCCTGGACATGGCGAGGTCTTGGTTCGGAATGAAGCCATTAGCTTCAACCCAATTGATGCCAAGATTCAAAG GCTGGACTTGTTCCAATCAACTTACCCTCTTGTCGGCGGCTTCACATTTGCCGggaccgtcgtcgacgtcggcccTGGGGTCACGTCCGTACAACAAGGCGACCGAGTCGCAGTTGCTCGCTGGGGCACAGCAGCAAGTGAAAACAAATACGGGGCCTGGCAGCAATATGCAATCGGCCTAGAGGAATACCTGGTGAGACTCGCGCCAGAGACTTCCCTAGAGGTTGGTTCCGGTGTCATCGCCAACCTTGCGACGGTGGTCTCCGCCCTGACAATTCACATGGGCTTGTCCAAGCCGCCCGTCGCGGGACGTTCGGAGCCGAATGGGAAAAGGATCTTTGTATACGGGGGGTCATCTGCAGTTGGCGGACTGGCAGTGAAGTATGCCTCGGATGCTGGGTACCACGTCGTGACGACTTCTTCGCCGAGAAACAGAGAGCTTGTGGAACGGCGCAAGGCCGCGTATATCATCGACCATACTCAACCAAGAGAGGACCTTGTTACAGAAATTCTGGCTCATGGGCCTTATGACGGCGTCTTTGATAGTATTGGCTCGTCAGAGGCGACCCAGCTTATGGGTGAGTTGCTTCGAGATACTGGAGGCCTGTTCTTCGCAACCGGTCCTACTCCGGAGGACAACGCGCTCCCCACCAATGTGCAGAAGAAGTGGGCGGGATATTCCGACATCCTAGTGTCGGAGGCGGCGAATCAACATCTCCGTGATTGGTATTTGAGAAGCTACCTGCCAGCAGCTTTGGAGAGTGGTGAAGTATGGCCGAATCCTGCAGTTAAGCTTGAGGGAGGGTTGGGTTCTGTTCAGCGGGCGCTGGATTTGATGTTTGATGGTAAAGTCAGCGGGTCCAAGTTGGTCGTTAATCCTTGGGATTGA